The following nucleotide sequence is from Barnesiella viscericola DSM 18177.
GACCCCGGGCACGTAATATTTATTGAACAGGCACTCGGCCAGCAATTCGCCAGCGATGTAGTTAATCTCTTTTTTCAATGATCTTTTGTTAGCCATAGCTTATCGGTTTTTAAAGTTTCTACGAACAAAGATAGCAAAAGGTTAGAGCCAAAGCAAATGAAAACCGATTTTTCAATTTGATGATGCCGGACTGCATCTTGTTTTATGGAAAGACAATGACTAATGTCAATAAAGGCAAGCAGAAAAACTCGGTTTTCAGCATTTGGATTAGATATAACAACGCGGATCAAATTCTACTTTTTCAATAAAAAGAGTTTTTTATCTCTGCGGCCCACAAAATTGTCCACACAAGAATTTGCAAAAAATCTTTTTTCATGCTGTGTTACAAAATATTTTCTCTAAATTTGCACTCTCATTCCCAGGAACAAGCGGGAGTGATTTTACAAGAATGGAAAAACAACTCATACCTGATTATATTTTTGAAGTAAGTTGGGAGGTTTGCAACAAGGTAGGCGGCATATACACCGTGCTATCGACCAAAGCAAAGACTCTGCAAAAACAATATAAGGATAAAGTCATCTTTATAGGCCCCGATGTCTGGGGCGATAAACCCTCACCCTATTTCACCCGGTCCAAAACGCTTTTGAAGGAGTGGCAGCACGAGGCTTGCCTGCCTCAAAACATGAAAGTCAAGGTGGGACGCTGGAATGTACCGGGCCGCCCCATCGTGATATTGGTCGATTTCAAACCGCTCTATGCCTACAAGAACGACTTGTATGGCGAGATGTGGAACCGCTACGGGGTAAACTCGCTGCCGGCTTACGGCGACTATGACGAGTCGTGTGCCTTTGCCTACGCATCGGCCCTGGTCATCGAGAGTTTCTACAAATTCATTCACGGCGAGAAATACAAGGTAGTGGCCCACTTCGACGAGTGGATGACCGGCATGGGACTGCTGCACATCAAATATACGCTGCCTCAGGTGGCCACCCTGTTCACGACACACGCCACCTCGATAGGCCGGTCGATTGCCGGGAACGGGAAACCACTGTATGACTACCTGGCCGGGTATAATGGCGACCAGATGGCCGAAGAGCTGAACATCGTATCGAAACACTCGCTGGAAAAGACGGCGGCTATCGAGGCCGACTGCTTTACGACGGTGAGCAAAATCACGGCCAAAGAGTGCACGCAACTGCTCGACCGCAAGCCCGACGTGGTAACTCCCAATGGATTTGAACGGAATTTTGTCCCCTCGGGCGAGGCGTATGAGGAGCGCCGCAAGACGGCCCGCCAACGGCTCTTCGACATTACCGAAGCGCTCACGGGCGAACGGCCCAACAAAAACGCCTTCCTGGTTGCCACCTCGGGACGATATGAATACAAGAACAAGGGTATCGACCTCTTTGTCGATGCCATCAAGCGAGTAGCCAAAAGTCTCGACAGGGGTCGGGAAATCGTGGCCTTCGTATTGGTACCCGCCTGGGTCGATGCTCCCCGCACCGACTTGCAGGAACGATTGAAACAACCGGCTCATGCGACAACACCCCTGCCCGAGCCGTTTATCACCCACACACTCCACAACTTCGACCAGGACAATGTGGTGAATCAGATACACTATCTGCAACTCGACAACCAACCCGGGAGTCAGGTAAAAATTGTATTCATTCCCTCGTATCTCACGGGCGACGACGGTATCGTAAACCTGTCGTACTACGACCTGCTCATCGGTCTCGACGCCACCGCCTTCCCCTCATATTACGAACCATGGGGCTACACTCCGCTCGAAAGCATTGCCTTCGGGGTACCCACCATCACCACCGACCTCTCGGGATTCGGCCAATGGATAAACTCCCGTCAGGAGCAAGGTATGAGAAAATCGGGTGTGAAGGTGCTGCATCGCAGCGACTTTAACTTTGTGGAGGTATCGGAAGAGTTGGCCGACACCATTCTCGCCCTGAGTCACTGTGGCAAAGCTCAACGCGAAAAAATAGCACAAGCCGCCACTGCCGTTTCGCTCGAAGCCGAATGGAAAAACTTCATCGAATATTACTCGCAGGCCTTCCATCTGGCACTGGAAAAGGCCTCGCAACGTAAACCCAAAGAAAACAACGACTTGGAATACTAATTCAGACAAGACTTAATAATAAATTCAATATTCTATTATGAAAGTACAAGTAAGCAACACAAACACTCCTAACTGGCGTGATATTACTGTTAAATCGCAAGTTCCGGCAGAGTTGAGCTGTCTGGCTGTCTTAGCAAAAAATCTATGGTGGTCATGGAACAGTGAGGCCAAAAACTTGTTTAAATCGATAGATAAGGATTTGTGGAAAGCGGTTCACGAGAACCCCGTTCTATTCCTGCAACGCATCGGGTATGAAAGACTCGAAGAAATAACGAAAGACAAACAACTCATGCACGACATCAACGAGGTGTATGAGCATTTCGAGAAATATATCAACGTCGAAAAACGCAAAGACGTGCCCTCTATCTCCTATTTCAGCATGGAGTATGGGTTGAGCCATGTATTGAAAATCTATTCGGGCGGTCTCGGTATTCTGGCCGGTGACTACCTGAAAGAGGCCAGCGACAGCAACGTCGACATGACGGCTGTCGGGTTCCTCTACCGCTATGGCTACTTCACCCAGACACTGTCGATGGACGGCCAACAGATTGCCAACTACGAGGCTCAGAACTTCAATCAACTGCCCATCGAGCAGATGACCGAGAAAGACGGTCGCCCCATGGTACTCGAAGTTCCCTACCCCGGTCGCATCGTCTACGCACACATCTGGCGTGTCAACGTGGGTCGTATCAAACTCTATCTGCTCGATACCGACCTCGACTCGAACAGCGAGTGGGACCGCTCCATCACCTACCAGCTCTACGGCGGTGACTGGGAAAACCGTATGAAACAAGAGTACCTGCTGGGCATCGGCGGTATCCTGATGCTGAACAAATTGGGCATCAAGACCGACCTCTACCACTGCAACGAGGGTCACGCGGCCCTGTTGAACGTTCAACGGCTGGTCGACTATGTACAAAATGATCATCTGAAGTTCAGCGAGGCCCTCGAAGTGGTTCGCGCCTCGTCGCTCTACACCGTACACACTCCCGTGCCGGCCGGACACGACTACTTCGACGAATCGCTCTTCGGCAAATACATGGGTGAGTTCCCGGCCAAATTGGGCATCGAATGGAAAGACCTGATGAACATGGGTCGCGAAAACCCCGATACCAACGAGAAGTTCTCGATGAGTGTATTTGCCTGCAACTCCTGCCAGGAGGTGAACGGCGTAAGCTGGCTGCACGGCAAGGTGTCGCAAAAGATGTTCCAACCCATCTGGAAAGGATACAGCCCCGACGAACTGCACGTGGGTTATGTGACCAACGGCGTGCACATGCCCACCTGGGCCGCATCGGAGTGGAAAGAGTTCTATGTCAAGACCTTCGGTCCCGATTTTATGGACCATCAGTCCGACCCCAAAATGTGGGAAAAGATTTACGACGTAGACGACGAGATTATCTGGAATATCCGCCAGACGTTGAAAAACAAATTTGTGAAATTCGTTAAGGACGACTTCCGTGAAACGTGGCTGAAAAACCAGGGCGACCCCTCGCGCATCGTATCGGTGCTCGAAAAGATCAATCCCAACGCCCTGCTCATCGGTTTCGCCCGTCGTTTCGCCACCTACAAACGGGCACACCTGCTCTTTACCGACCTCGACCGTCTCTCCAAGATTGTCAACAACCCCAACTACCCGGTACAGTTCATCTTCTCGGGTAAGGCTCACCCTGCCGACGGCGCCGGTCAAGGCTTGATTAAGCGGATTGTCGAAATCTCGCGCATGCCGCAGTTCCTCGGCAAGATCATTTTCCTCGAAAACTACGACATGAAGGTGGCCAAACGGCTCATCTCGGGTGTAGATATCTGGCTGAACACGCCTACCCGTCCGCTCGAAGCGTCGGGTACGTCGGGCGAAAAGGCCGAAATGAACGGTGTACTCAACTTCTCGGTACTCGACGGCTGGTGGTACGAAGGTTACAAAGAGGGTGCTGGCTGGGCCTTGACCGACAAACGTACGTTCCAAGACCAGAACCAGCAAGATCAACTCGATGCCGCAACCATCTACTCCATGCTCGAGAACCAAATCGTACCCCTCTACTTTGCCAAGAACAGCAAGGGCTACTCTCCC
It contains:
- the glgP gene encoding alpha-glucan family phosphorylase, with the protein product MKVQVSNTNTPNWRDITVKSQVPAELSCLAVLAKNLWWSWNSEAKNLFKSIDKDLWKAVHENPVLFLQRIGYERLEEITKDKQLMHDINEVYEHFEKYINVEKRKDVPSISYFSMEYGLSHVLKIYSGGLGILAGDYLKEASDSNVDMTAVGFLYRYGYFTQTLSMDGQQIANYEAQNFNQLPIEQMTEKDGRPMVLEVPYPGRIVYAHIWRVNVGRIKLYLLDTDLDSNSEWDRSITYQLYGGDWENRMKQEYLLGIGGILMLNKLGIKTDLYHCNEGHAALLNVQRLVDYVQNDHLKFSEALEVVRASSLYTVHTPVPAGHDYFDESLFGKYMGEFPAKLGIEWKDLMNMGRENPDTNEKFSMSVFACNSCQEVNGVSWLHGKVSQKMFQPIWKGYSPDELHVGYVTNGVHMPTWAASEWKEFYVKTFGPDFMDHQSDPKMWEKIYDVDDEIIWNIRQTLKNKFVKFVKDDFRETWLKNQGDPSRIVSVLEKINPNALLIGFARRFATYKRAHLLFTDLDRLSKIVNNPNYPVQFIFSGKAHPADGAGQGLIKRIVEISRMPQFLGKIIFLENYDMKVAKRLISGVDIWLNTPTRPLEASGTSGEKAEMNGVLNFSVLDGWWYEGYKEGAGWALTDKRTFQDQNQQDQLDAATIYSMLENQIVPLYFAKNSKGYSPEWIQYIKNSIAKIAPHFTMERMLHDYIDRFYMKEGKRTKLLKADHYAKAKEIAAWKEEFVSKWNDIEICSVSIPDGLLYNPHVGEEYEMTVVIDNKGLGNCLGVELVIANVEEGNTEPYKTIEMKPVQTDGTKVTYKLRYLLNDSGVFRYSFRMFPQNPDLPHRQDLAYVRWF
- a CDS encoding glycogen/starch synthase yields the protein MEKQLIPDYIFEVSWEVCNKVGGIYTVLSTKAKTLQKQYKDKVIFIGPDVWGDKPSPYFTRSKTLLKEWQHEACLPQNMKVKVGRWNVPGRPIVILVDFKPLYAYKNDLYGEMWNRYGVNSLPAYGDYDESCAFAYASALVIESFYKFIHGEKYKVVAHFDEWMTGMGLLHIKYTLPQVATLFTTHATSIGRSIAGNGKPLYDYLAGYNGDQMAEELNIVSKHSLEKTAAIEADCFTTVSKITAKECTQLLDRKPDVVTPNGFERNFVPSGEAYEERRKTARQRLFDITEALTGERPNKNAFLVATSGRYEYKNKGIDLFVDAIKRVAKSLDRGREIVAFVLVPAWVDAPRTDLQERLKQPAHATTPLPEPFITHTLHNFDQDNVVNQIHYLQLDNQPGSQVKIVFIPSYLTGDDGIVNLSYYDLLIGLDATAFPSYYEPWGYTPLESIAFGVPTITTDLSGFGQWINSRQEQGMRKSGVKVLHRSDFNFVEVSEELADTILALSHCGKAQREKIAQAATAVSLEAEWKNFIEYYSQAFHLALEKASQRKPKENNDLEY